In Paenibacillus guangzhouensis, a single window of DNA contains:
- a CDS encoding Ig-like domain-containing protein, producing MNSIVKSRKGHFCLGWLVVCTMVIFTLLWPASMQAKSSAAAASFKLIAAPKSLSLVIGKETDLPRVNALHKDGKIEDVTGSVTWQPSSDMLIISGNKVSARYGTSAKLKGTYGNQTVSVPVQIQEDFVKFQIEPSSVSLSAGTSKPIQVMGYFASGKKVSITSKIQWKSGNDQVAKVSGATIKGISEGNTVVTGVMGERTFEIPVQITPKINKLVVTPAKLVLTPGKSATYSVQAVYEGGRTVDVSSQVTAKVDGKGIQESNRTVIATGQSQGQASVKLYYGGKDVSLPVTLQENLVSIEVQPTSLVIEAGSAKPIKLIGTYSSGKKVTLTSKAAWTSENAQIAKVTGSSVKGLMEGTTKIVGKYGDHTVEIPVQVTPKLQKLTVTASTTKLAPSQTTTYQVLAVYSSGNRTDVTTLAQSKTNGKATVSHGTITAVSKGKAVITFSYGGKNITLRITIT from the coding sequence ATGAATTCAATCGTTAAATCGAGAAAAGGTCACTTCTGCCTTGGATGGCTAGTCGTATGCACGATGGTGATCTTTACTTTATTATGGCCGGCGAGCATGCAAGCCAAGAGTAGTGCAGCGGCGGCTTCATTTAAATTGATCGCAGCGCCCAAATCGTTAAGTCTGGTCATAGGAAAAGAAACGGACCTTCCTAGAGTAAACGCCCTGCATAAGGATGGGAAGATCGAGGACGTGACGGGGTCGGTCACATGGCAGCCTAGTTCGGACATGTTGATCATTAGCGGTAACAAAGTGAGCGCCAGATATGGAACCTCGGCGAAGTTAAAAGGGACATACGGCAATCAGACGGTTTCCGTCCCTGTTCAAATCCAAGAGGATTTCGTGAAGTTTCAAATCGAGCCGTCTTCCGTCTCCTTAAGTGCAGGTACCTCTAAGCCGATTCAAGTTATGGGTTATTTCGCCAGCGGGAAAAAAGTATCGATCACTTCGAAAATCCAATGGAAATCCGGTAATGATCAGGTGGCGAAGGTTAGCGGCGCGACGATAAAGGGCATTTCGGAAGGCAATACGGTTGTTACGGGCGTGATGGGCGAGCGAACGTTCGAAATTCCTGTTCAGATTACGCCGAAGATAAATAAACTTGTCGTCACCCCTGCGAAGTTGGTCCTGACGCCCGGTAAATCAGCCACTTATTCCGTCCAGGCGGTTTATGAAGGTGGGCGTACGGTAGATGTCTCCTCACAGGTAACGGCAAAAGTGGACGGCAAGGGCATTCAAGAGAGCAACCGCACAGTGATTGCGACCGGTCAGTCTCAGGGGCAGGCCAGCGTAAAGCTGTACTATGGCGGCAAAGACGTGTCACTTCCTGTTACTTTGCAGGAGAACTTGGTGAGCATCGAGGTACAACCGACTTCTCTAGTGATTGAAGCGGGCTCCGCGAAGCCGATCAAACTCATCGGAACGTATTCCAGTGGTAAAAAAGTAACGTTAACAAGCAAGGCAGCATGGACATCCGAAAATGCGCAAATCGCCAAAGTAACAGGATCAAGCGTAAAGGGACTGATGGAAGGCACGACGAAAATCGTCGGCAAATACGGTGACCATACCGTAGAAATTCCGGTTCAGGTCACGCCTAAGCTGCAGAAGCTGACGGTCACGGCATCGACAACGAAGCTTGCTCCGAGTCAAACGACGACGTATCAGGTCCTAGCCGTGTACAGCAGTGGAAACCGCACGGATGTAACGACTCTCGCCCAGTCCAAAACAAATGGCAAAGCGACCGTTAGTCACGGCACGATTACCGCAGTGAGCAAAGGCAAGGCCGTCATTACCTTCTCCTATGGCGGTAAAAATATAACTTTGCGTATCACGATAACGTAG
- a CDS encoding helix-turn-helix transcriptional regulator → MQIHRMFEIVYLLMHKKTVTAKELADHFEVSPRTVYRDIDTLCEAGIPVYTLKGKGGGIRLLDNFVLNKSMLSEQEQEEILASLSGLNAVTGEMEQVLAKLSGFFNKKMPSWIEVDLSQWGEAHSDYYQLLRTAILQRWVIRFAYFNSSSELSIRTVEPLQLWFKHKTWYVKGYCQQKQAMRLFKLTRMRHIELLEEHFERELPPSSHEYPAHQASTAQLVLRIDASQAYRIYDEFDESQHSRDEDGNFVVTVRFPEDEWVYGFILSFGHYAEVLEPLHIRHIIRERLQLTTAKYL, encoded by the coding sequence ATGCAAATTCATCGTATGTTCGAGATTGTCTATCTCCTCATGCATAAGAAGACGGTCACCGCCAAGGAGCTAGCCGACCATTTCGAAGTGTCACCCCGCACCGTATACCGAGACATCGATACGCTATGCGAAGCCGGCATACCGGTCTATACGCTCAAAGGCAAAGGCGGCGGCATTCGACTCCTCGATAACTTCGTGCTGAACAAGTCGATGTTATCCGAACAAGAACAGGAGGAAATTCTCGCTTCGCTCTCTGGGCTGAACGCCGTCACGGGCGAGATGGAGCAGGTCCTTGCGAAGCTTAGCGGCTTCTTCAACAAGAAGATGCCTAGTTGGATTGAGGTCGATCTGTCCCAATGGGGCGAAGCACATTCAGACTATTATCAACTCCTGCGCACCGCGATTCTACAGCGCTGGGTCATTCGATTCGCATATTTCAACAGCTCTAGCGAGTTATCGATACGTACTGTCGAGCCGCTCCAGCTATGGTTCAAACATAAAACATGGTATGTCAAAGGTTACTGTCAGCAGAAGCAGGCCATGAGACTGTTCAAGCTGACGCGAATGAGGCACATCGAGCTTCTTGAAGAGCATTTTGAACGTGAGCTACCTCCATCGTCCCACGAGTACCCTGCACATCAAGCCTCGACGGCCCAGCTCGTACTACGCATTGATGCTTCGCAAGCCTATCGTATCTACGATGAATTCGATGAAAGCCAGCATTCGAGAGATGAAGATGGGAACTTCGTTGTCACGGTCCGATTCCCCGAAGACGAATGGGTCTACGGCTTCATACTGTCCTTCGGCCATTATGCCGAAGTGCTGGAGCCCCTGCACATCAGGCACATCATTCGTGAGCGGCTCCAGCTTACTACAGCAAAATATTTATAA
- a CDS encoding zinc ribbon domain-containing protein, producing the protein METTFCQSCGMPLNSDGELHGTNTDGSKNADYCTYCYQEGKFTEDMSMDDMIEFCVPHMVEGNPGMTEAEARASMKAFFPKLKRWVVQ; encoded by the coding sequence ATGGAAACAACATTTTGTCAGAGCTGCGGCATGCCGCTAAACAGTGACGGGGAGCTTCACGGAACCAACACGGATGGAAGCAAGAATGCCGACTATTGCACTTATTGCTATCAGGAAGGCAAGTTTACGGAGGACATGTCTATGGATGACATGATTGAATTCTGTGTACCGCACATGGTAGAGGGTAATCCCGGCATGACGGAGGCAGAGGCGCGGGCCAGCATGAAGGCATTCTTTCCGAAGCTGAAGCGTTGGGTAGTACAATAG
- a CDS encoding SPL family radical SAM protein yields MEWISAKTLLSKNKHQDWFGHDYTMNLYRGCHHGCIYCDSRSSCYGIDHFDLVRGKENTEDMLRRELASKRTPGVIGMGSMSDPYNHDDVEHQLTRKALKLIHQYRFGVSIATKSEYVIRDIDLLAQIQTQAPVNVSLSITTANDMLSQQIERRVSPSSARFQALKELSAAGIYAGVLLMPILPFITDHASNIREIVRRAQEAGAKYIYPSFGMTLRENQREHYFRWLDKLYPGLKEQYIHTYGMRYGCMSTRRRQLEQVFQEACEKYGIIYRMPQIITAYKWDRGPMQLELF; encoded by the coding sequence ATGGAGTGGATATCAGCCAAGACTCTGTTGAGTAAAAATAAGCACCAAGACTGGTTCGGGCACGACTATACGATGAATCTGTACCGTGGATGTCACCATGGGTGCATTTACTGCGATTCTCGCAGCAGCTGCTATGGCATCGATCATTTCGACCTGGTGCGCGGCAAAGAGAACACAGAAGACATGCTGCGGCGTGAGCTTGCCAGCAAACGAACACCTGGCGTGATCGGCATGGGTTCGATGAGCGATCCCTACAATCATGATGATGTAGAGCATCAACTCACACGCAAAGCGCTGAAGCTCATTCATCAGTACCGATTCGGCGTGTCGATCGCAACTAAGAGCGAATACGTCATCCGGGATATCGACCTTCTCGCACAGATCCAGACACAGGCACCCGTCAATGTCAGTCTGTCCATTACGACGGCCAATGATATGCTCAGTCAGCAGATCGAACGCCGTGTCTCTCCATCCTCCGCCAGGTTCCAAGCCTTGAAAGAGTTATCTGCAGCAGGCATCTATGCCGGCGTGCTGCTCATGCCTATCCTGCCATTTATCACGGATCACGCATCCAATATCCGTGAGATCGTTAGACGTGCACAAGAGGCTGGCGCCAAATATATCTATCCTTCATTCGGCATGACGCTGCGTGAGAACCAACGGGAGCATTATTTTCGCTGGCTGGACAAGCTGTACCCCGGACTCAAGGAACAATACATCCACACGTATGGCATGCGATACGGCTGCATGTCAACGCGAAGACGCCAGTTGGAGCAAGTCTTCCAAGAGGCATGTGAAAAATACGGGATCATCTACCGCATGCCGCAGATCATCACGGCGTACAAGTGGGATCGCGGGCCCATGCAGCTCGAATTGTTCTAG
- a CDS encoding Ger(x)C family spore germination protein, whose protein sequence is MRIIIRLVALFLGCSLLSGCWNRIELNELSIVSASSFDFNGDKWVNSYQVIIPSAISSGTGLAGGGGSQSPVTVFSSEGRTIREAVGKSSMETPRQLFFAHNSALIISEEVARHGINQILDLHYRNTDARETVNVLITQGNARSILERLVHTEKIPGQGIREIINNETKNTSIVPGVMMFELAMAITSDAKGGVIPEIVFAGDNEDGRSLDVLKKTYEQAKLRIGRLAVMRGDKFAGWLTREEGLGVSFIANKVRACNLAFRCKPQDKKYNMTFRIQKSATKLKPMMRKGKIAMDIDIKATGYLLESSCKVDLTQPSAVKQLEQQVQEEVKKMVNQSWVAARRLKVDVFGFADAVHRKYPREWAKMKNNWEETFSHIQIEPHIKISMDRVGLTSKTFKSTNSDDES, encoded by the coding sequence ATGAGGATAATAATCAGATTGGTCGCGCTGTTCCTGGGATGCAGTCTTCTGTCGGGCTGTTGGAATCGTATCGAGTTGAATGAGCTATCCATCGTCTCTGCGTCCTCCTTTGATTTTAACGGTGACAAATGGGTCAATTCCTATCAGGTCATTATCCCGTCGGCGATATCGTCAGGTACTGGTCTTGCTGGGGGCGGCGGCTCGCAATCCCCGGTCACGGTATTCTCATCCGAGGGTCGTACGATTCGGGAAGCGGTTGGCAAGAGCAGCATGGAGACGCCGCGTCAGTTGTTTTTTGCCCATAATAGTGCCTTAATCATTAGCGAAGAGGTTGCTCGGCACGGGATTAATCAGATTCTTGACCTCCATTATAGGAATACCGATGCGCGCGAGACGGTTAATGTCTTGATTACGCAGGGCAATGCCAGGTCGATTCTCGAACGATTGGTCCATACGGAGAAAATACCAGGCCAAGGCATTCGCGAGATTATTAATAATGAAACAAAGAATACGTCTATTGTGCCAGGTGTCATGATGTTTGAGCTTGCTATGGCGATAACCAGTGACGCGAAGGGCGGTGTCATACCGGAAATCGTGTTCGCAGGTGATAATGAGGATGGTAGATCCTTGGATGTTCTAAAAAAAACGTATGAGCAGGCGAAACTACGGATTGGAAGACTTGCCGTGATGCGCGGGGATAAATTCGCAGGTTGGCTGACGCGGGAAGAAGGTCTTGGCGTATCATTTATCGCGAATAAAGTTCGTGCTTGCAATCTGGCCTTTCGCTGTAAACCGCAGGACAAGAAATACAACATGACCTTTCGTATACAGAAGTCTGCCACCAAGCTGAAGCCCATGATGCGGAAAGGCAAGATCGCGATGGATATCGATATCAAAGCGACGGGTTATCTCTTGGAGAGTAGCTGTAAGGTGGACCTGACGCAGCCGTCAGCGGTTAAACAATTGGAACAGCAGGTGCAAGAAGAAGTGAAGAAGATGGTAAACCAATCTTGGGTAGCAGCGAGGCGGCTTAAAGTTGATGTCTTCGGGTTCGCAGACGCTGTTCATCGTAAGTATCCGAGAGAATGGGCAAAAATGAAGAACAACTGGGAAGAGACCTTCAGTCACATTCAAATCGAACCCCATATTAAGATTTCGATGGATCGCGTCGGGCTCACGAGCAAAACATTTAAGAGTACAAATTCTGATGATGAGAGTTGA
- a CDS encoding GerAB/ArcD/ProY family transporter — MQTKITKLQGILLMMSTIAPTAILSVPSVVVQLSGQDAWASIIIAMLVGILFSLLIGSICRQNTQTTFVEWLRERLGSKVGTLIGILLTYYYLISVVIEMREFVNFIGENVLSRTPVYFLLIITVVVVMFGVSKGIVNIAQINVIVMPLSIVVFIVTGILLMKDIHVENLLPVWDHPLSKVVHGSITPFTWLLQISILLLIAPFMNKPEEAGKVGIWGIVLTCIELGIIVIAAITIIGTKLISIMSYPTFYMIGIIQIGSFLERIDLLFISIWICMMYVKMSIVMFATFHCFVETFRIRNQQPFLIGFGLFTIFTTLYAWPKSVDLAYFSKTSLIPYAVTFNILVPLVVWLLLRFIQPNPMKAGK; from the coding sequence ATGCAAACCAAAATAACGAAGCTGCAAGGGATTTTGTTAATGATGAGCACAATTGCCCCTACAGCGATTCTGTCGGTTCCAAGTGTAGTCGTCCAGTTGTCAGGGCAGGATGCCTGGGCATCCATAATCATTGCGATGCTCGTAGGCATCTTGTTCTCCCTTTTGATTGGATCAATTTGTAGGCAGAATACACAGACCACGTTTGTAGAATGGTTGCGAGAGCGGTTAGGCAGCAAGGTCGGGACGTTGATCGGTATCTTGCTCACTTACTACTATCTGATATCTGTCGTGATTGAGATGCGTGAGTTCGTGAATTTTATCGGGGAGAATGTCTTGTCTAGAACGCCAGTCTACTTCCTCTTAATTATAACTGTCGTGGTCGTGATGTTCGGGGTTAGCAAAGGAATTGTCAATATTGCGCAAATCAATGTGATTGTCATGCCATTGTCTATCGTTGTATTCATCGTGACAGGGATTCTGCTGATGAAGGACATTCATGTCGAGAATCTGCTCCCCGTGTGGGATCATCCGCTGAGCAAGGTTGTACATGGAAGCATAACACCTTTCACTTGGCTCTTGCAAATATCGATCCTCCTGTTGATCGCCCCCTTCATGAACAAGCCGGAAGAAGCGGGGAAGGTAGGTATCTGGGGGATCGTGCTGACATGCATCGAACTGGGGATCATTGTGATCGCGGCGATTACGATCATTGGCACCAAACTAATCTCGATTATGTCCTATCCGACGTTCTATATGATCGGAATCATTCAAATCGGCAGCTTCCTGGAACGGATTGATCTGCTGTTCATTTCGATATGGATCTGCATGATGTATGTCAAAATGTCCATTGTGATGTTCGCCACGTTTCATTGCTTTGTGGAGACATTCCGGATTCGCAATCAACAGCCGTTTTTAATAGGCTTTGGACTGTTTACCATTTTCACGACCTTGTATGCTTGGCCGAAGTCTGTGGATTTAGCGTATTTCTCCAAAACATCGCTGATTCCGTATGCAGTCACGTTTAATATTTTAGTCCCCCTTGTCGTGTGGCTGCTCCTTCGTTTTATTCAGCCGAACCCGATGAAAGCAGGGAAATAA
- a CDS encoding spore germination protein, which translates to MDIFKNHPTSGSSASNDSNNTDRKQGDASKESQTQPISMNLQTNLDMIHTRLGDSPDIVIRIMGDAATGMNRNSRQFALVYVDGLVDCASVNEMIAEISKQTEREMFKLQSGDSFYQFLKNHALAAGGVTESDQMDKVIHSIFNGNVAVLVDGNTKSLLADMAGGNLRSVEEPSSQTVIRGPKDGFTECLRTNTSLIRRKIKSPDLRIDAKVVGKKTQTNVAVVYLKGVAKEDIVQEVHRRIDAIHIDGILEGAYIEEYIQDAKMTVFPTMINTERPDAASAGILEGQVVIIVDGSPFVLLTPVTFFKFFQSSEDYYQRYDISTFLRLIRYISFFVSMLLPSLYIAITTFHQEMLPTTLLIGLAAQRDGVPFPALLEALLMEITFEVLREAGVRMPRVIGPAISIVGALVLGQAAVQAGLVSGAMVIVVSFTAIANFVIPAINMAIAARLTRFMLMLLGATLGLFGIISGLMFLLIHMASLRSFGVPYLVPVAPLKYRNLKDIFIRAPWWKMNTRPETVTDNNVRQEHTGQSNPSDQQSNS; encoded by the coding sequence ATGGATATTTTCAAGAACCACCCAACGAGCGGTTCATCCGCAAGTAACGATAGCAACAATACCGACAGGAAGCAAGGTGATGCTTCCAAGGAGAGTCAGACGCAGCCGATCTCAATGAATCTGCAGACCAACCTCGATATGATCCACACCCGATTAGGGGACAGCCCTGATATTGTTATTCGGATCATGGGGGATGCCGCTACAGGAATGAATCGAAACAGCCGCCAATTTGCGCTTGTGTACGTCGATGGGTTAGTCGATTGTGCAAGCGTGAATGAGATGATTGCAGAAATTTCGAAGCAGACCGAGCGCGAAATGTTCAAGCTCCAGAGCGGTGACAGCTTCTATCAATTTTTGAAGAACCATGCGCTGGCGGCTGGCGGGGTCACGGAATCCGATCAAATGGATAAGGTGATCCACTCGATATTCAACGGAAATGTCGCTGTTCTGGTCGACGGCAACACGAAGTCGCTTCTAGCCGATATGGCCGGAGGAAACTTGAGGTCCGTCGAAGAGCCAAGTTCGCAGACGGTGATTCGTGGACCTAAGGACGGCTTTACGGAGTGCTTGCGGACGAATACTTCTCTTATCCGGCGTAAGATCAAATCGCCCGATCTTCGGATCGATGCCAAAGTGGTCGGAAAGAAGACGCAGACCAATGTCGCAGTGGTCTATCTGAAGGGGGTCGCCAAGGAAGATATTGTACAAGAAGTTCATCGTCGGATCGACGCGATCCATATCGACGGAATTCTGGAGGGTGCATACATCGAGGAATATATTCAGGATGCCAAAATGACGGTGTTCCCTACGATGATCAATACCGAGCGACCGGATGCCGCATCCGCGGGGATCCTCGAAGGACAGGTCGTGATTATCGTGGATGGATCCCCGTTCGTTCTGCTCACGCCAGTGACGTTCTTCAAGTTCTTCCAATCTAGCGAAGATTACTATCAACGTTACGATATTTCAACCTTCTTACGGTTGATTCGCTATATATCCTTCTTTGTGTCGATGCTGCTGCCATCGCTCTATATTGCGATCACGACCTTTCATCAAGAGATGCTTCCGACGACCTTGCTAATTGGACTGGCCGCACAGCGGGATGGGGTTCCATTTCCAGCGCTGCTCGAAGCTCTTCTGATGGAGATCACCTTTGAGGTATTGCGTGAAGCAGGCGTCCGGATGCCGCGCGTCATTGGTCCTGCGATATCCATTGTCGGGGCGCTCGTCTTGGGGCAGGCTGCGGTTCAAGCAGGTCTCGTCTCCGGCGCGATGGTCATCGTCGTGTCGTTCACGGCGATCGCGAATTTCGTTATTCCAGCAATCAATATGGCCATTGCTGCGCGATTGACCCGGTTCATGCTGATGCTCCTTGGTGCGACATTAGGGTTGTTCGGCATTATATCGGGTCTGATGTTCTTGCTGATCCATATGGCTAGTCTGCGTTCCTTCGGCGTTCCTTATCTGGTGCCGGTCGCTCCGCTGAAATACCGAAATCTCAAAGATATTTTCATACGCGCTCCATGGTGGAAAATGAATACACGGCCAGAGACAGTAACGGATAATAACGTAAGGCAAGAGCATACAGGACAATCGAATCCGTCTGATCAACAATCGAACTCATGA
- a CDS encoding aminopeptidase, protein MKDPRIEQLARNLIQYSVKLAPGEKLLIEVDGLEVLLAKALIKQAYAVGGVPFLIIHNHELWREMILNCTEEQMAAMASYDLNRVNDMQAYILIRAGENLSEYSGIPAEKMAIYRKHYAQQINGKRYHDTKWCIVRYPNHAMAQQANMSLEDMEDLYFNVCNLDYAKMDHAMGHLVELMDRTDRVRIIGPGTDLTFSILDMPTFKDSGQMNLPDGEVYTMPVRDSVNGVISYNTPSLKEGFVYENIRFEIREGRIVQATANDTDRINTLLDVDFNARYFGEFGIGLNPYIEHVMKDTLFDEKIWGSFHFTPGCVPAGSPGNENWSELHWDIVQIQRPEYGGGEIWFDDVLIRKDGLFIPESLQALNPENLK, encoded by the coding sequence ATGAAAGATCCAAGAATCGAGCAGCTCGCTAGAAATCTCATTCAATATTCTGTGAAGCTAGCGCCCGGGGAGAAACTATTAATCGAAGTGGACGGTCTTGAGGTTCTACTAGCCAAAGCATTAATCAAACAAGCGTATGCTGTAGGCGGTGTCCCTTTTCTCATTATCCATAATCATGAGTTATGGAGAGAAATGATCCTGAACTGCACCGAAGAGCAGATGGCCGCGATGGCCTCTTATGACTTAAATCGTGTGAACGATATGCAAGCTTACATCCTGATTCGAGCGGGAGAGAACTTGAGCGAATACAGCGGGATCCCGGCGGAGAAGATGGCCATTTATCGCAAACACTATGCGCAGCAGATTAACGGCAAACGATATCACGATACAAAATGGTGCATTGTTCGGTATCCGAATCATGCGATGGCGCAGCAGGCGAACATGTCGCTAGAAGATATGGAGGATCTCTATTTTAATGTCTGCAATTTGGACTACGCGAAGATGGATCATGCGATGGGTCATTTGGTAGAACTCATGGATCGGACGGATCGTGTCCGTATTATCGGGCCAGGAACGGACTTAACCTTCTCCATTCTAGATATGCCGACATTTAAGGATTCCGGACAGATGAATCTGCCTGATGGCGAAGTCTATACGATGCCTGTGAGAGATTCCGTGAACGGCGTAATATCGTACAATACCCCTTCGCTCAAAGAAGGGTTTGTCTACGAGAATATACGGTTTGAGATTAGAGAGGGTCGGATTGTACAAGCAACGGCGAATGATACCGATCGAATCAATACATTGCTCGATGTCGACTTCAATGCACGGTATTTTGGCGAATTCGGCATCGGCCTGAATCCATATATTGAGCATGTCATGAAGGACACGTTATTTGACGAGAAAATATGGGGCAGCTTCCATTTCACGCCGGGATGTGTTCCAGCAGGTTCACCGGGGAACGAAAATTGGTCCGAGTTACACTGGGACATTGTGCAAATCCAGCGACCTGAATATGGCGGCGGAGAAATTTGGTTCGACGATGTTCTCATTCGTAAGGACGGCTTGTTCATTCCTGAATCGTTACAGGCATTAAACCCTGAGAATTTAAAGTGA
- a CDS encoding carbohydrate kinase family protein yields the protein MTDVITLGELLIDFTPYGKSEHGQPLFERNPGGAPANVVAAIARLGRTSGFIGKVGQDAFGHGLRDALASSGVDTTGLVMSATANTTLAFVHLAEDGDRSFSFYRNPGADQLLTVDEVPFVRIAAAKVFHFGSISMTDEPVRSATLAAVQHAKQHGVLVSFDPNLRPALWASEALAKELIGVGLGLADVVKVSEEELEFLTGTVDLEAGSKLLCDQFKIQLLLVTRGGAGSFYRAGSRIGEHVGFAVQAIDTTGAGDAFMAGAIYSILQAGQSITAWSPDQLDSLLTFANAMGALATTRKGGIPAMPTLAEVEGLIQSK from the coding sequence ATGACAGATGTAATCACATTAGGTGAACTATTAATCGATTTTACGCCGTATGGCAAATCAGAACACGGTCAGCCGTTATTCGAACGCAATCCGGGCGGCGCGCCGGCGAACGTCGTAGCAGCCATCGCAAGGCTGGGCCGCACGTCGGGCTTCATCGGCAAGGTCGGCCAGGATGCCTTCGGACATGGCCTCCGCGATGCGCTCGCTAGCAGCGGCGTTGATACAACCGGCCTCGTCATGTCTGCTACAGCGAATACGACGCTTGCATTCGTGCATCTTGCGGAGGACGGAGATCGCTCGTTCTCCTTCTACCGCAACCCGGGGGCAGATCAGCTGTTGACGGTAGATGAAGTACCGTTCGTACGTATTGCTGCAGCGAAGGTGTTCCATTTCGGCTCGATCTCGATGACGGATGAGCCTGTCCGATCGGCTACGCTAGCAGCAGTTCAGCATGCGAAGCAGCACGGAGTGCTCGTCTCGTTCGATCCGAATTTAAGACCGGCGCTATGGGCTAGCGAGGCGCTTGCGAAGGAGCTGATTGGCGTTGGACTTGGTCTCGCGGACGTGGTGAAGGTGTCGGAGGAGGAGCTGGAGTTCCTGACTGGGACAGTAGATCTGGAAGCTGGATCAAAGCTGTTGTGCGATCAATTCAAGATCCAGCTGCTGCTCGTGACGCGTGGCGGTGCGGGAAGCTTCTATCGTGCAGGATCACGTATAGGTGAGCATGTTGGGTTCGCGGTGCAAGCCATCGATACGACGGGCGCGGGTGATGCGTTTATGGCGGGAGCGATATACAGCATCCTACAGGCGGGCCAGTCCATTACGGCTTGGTCGCCCGATCAACTCGACAGCTTGTTGACGTTTGCGAATGCGATGGGCGCGTTGGCGACAACTCGGAAGGGAGGCATCCCTGCGATGCCGACACTGGCGGAAGTAGAAGGACTTATACAATCGAAGTAA
- a CDS encoding suppressor of fused domain protein codes for MGFLKKIFGGKNNGETSKDGTTIYTYDEKADYAPPAPMAYTDEIITHFETVFPGRTSSVFHEIISDMIHIDVNIMEPTEEEPFWVLYTSGMSDLPMTIPDEVLAQMDEPLDRAEVMMFLPASWELTEESFKDDNNFWPIRLMKQMARFPHQYHTWLGYGHTIPNYAEYEPYADGTGLNGVMLYQLKEEISIIHTQDGNQIHAYFLLPLYKEEMDYKLEHGMDALLDRLSDLEDDVLMLDANRTNSCQSS; via the coding sequence ATGGGATTCTTGAAAAAAATTTTCGGCGGCAAAAATAACGGAGAGACGTCCAAGGACGGCACGACCATCTACACCTACGACGAGAAGGCCGATTATGCGCCGCCTGCGCCAATGGCTTACACGGATGAAATCATTACTCATTTCGAGACGGTCTTTCCCGGACGAACCAGTAGCGTCTTTCACGAGATAATATCCGACATGATCCATATCGATGTAAATATTATGGAGCCGACGGAAGAAGAGCCATTCTGGGTACTATACACGAGCGGGATGAGCGACTTGCCGATGACGATTCCGGACGAGGTGTTAGCCCAGATGGACGAACCGCTCGACAGGGCGGAAGTCATGATGTTCCTTCCGGCTTCCTGGGAACTCACCGAGGAGTCGTTCAAAGACGACAACAACTTTTGGCCGATCCGGCTCATGAAGCAAATGGCCCGGTTCCCCCATCAATACCATACGTGGTTGGGTTACGGACATACCATCCCCAATTACGCAGAATACGAGCCTTATGCGGATGGTACAGGATTGAACGGCGTCATGCTCTATCAATTAAAAGAAGAGATCAGCATCATCCACACCCAGGACGGAAATCAGATTCATGCCTATTTCTTGCTCCCACTCTACAAAGAAGAAATGGATTATAAGCTGGAGCACGGCATGGATGCATTACTGGATCGGTTGTCCGACCTAGAAGATGACGTGCTCATGTTAGATGCGAACAGAACAAATTCTTGTCAATCGTCTTAG